The DNA window GAAGTGCAGAAATATCCAAACTTAGTTGTTTTACGATCGCTAACTAAGTTCTACAGCCTTCCCGGACTAAGATTGGGTTATGCGATCGCTCACCCTGATCGTTTGCAGGGCTGGCAGTCTTGGCGCGATCCTTGGCCTGTTAATACTCTTGCACAGGCAGCAGCAATTGCAGCAGTTAGCGATCGCGAATTTCAACAGCAAACTTGGGCATGGCTACCACCAGTAAGAAATCAATTGTTTGAGGGTTTAGCCAAAATCCCAGGTTTACAACCTTACAAGAGCGCTGCTAATTTTCTGTTAGTCAGTTCGCAACAGTCTAGTTGCAAGTTGCAAGAGGAGCTACTCAAGCATCACCAGATTTTGATTCGTGATTGTCTGAGTTTTAAGGAACTTGGCGATCACTATTTTCGTATTGCTGTACGCTTATCTTCAGAAAACCAGCGTTTATTAAATGCGATCGCTTTAGTCAATAATTTATAGCAGTCCTATTTAGGGAATAGGGAACAGGGAATAGGTGAGCAGGGGTGCGGAGGGGACAAGAAAGCAACAGGGGCAGATGGGAGAGATGGGGAAGATGAGGAAGATGGGGGAGCAACAGACAATTAACTACTAACCACTGTACGGGCGGGTTTAGAAGATAAATTATCTGTTTGAACGGCAAGATTATCAACAAAACCCGCCCCTACCTATGACCAATGACTAATGACTAATGACTAATAACTAATGACTGTTGACTACGATGTTGTAATTATTGGTGGTACTCAGGCTGGGCGTTATGCTGCTCAGATGGCAACCCAATTTAAAGCCAAAGTCGCTTTAATAGAACCAAAATTTAGTTATGAATATATTCATCAGTATGTTTTTAGCGAAATAAGCAAACTTGCCCAGCAGTTAAGCAATACTGCCCAATTTGGAATCAAAGCTTTACACTCAGATTCTACAGAAGAATATCAAATATCTTTAACATGGCCAGATGCAATGCTATATGCTCAGGGCGTCGCCTCTAATTTAGAAGAACTATACTCACCTGCAATTCTAGCTGCCCAAGGTGTTGATGTTATTCTTGGTGAAGGTGAATTTCGATCCTCTCCTGATCTGGCATTTGTTGTTGGCGATCGCCTGCTACGCGCACGTACCTATTTACTAGCCAATGGTTCAGTTCCAGTAATTCCAGAGATTGAAGGATTGCAAAAAACAGGTTTTTTAAACCTATCTCAAATCTGGCAGTCTCTCAATAGTGAGGCACCACCTCAAAATTGGGTTATTCTTGGCGGTGTTCCCCAAAGCATCCAAGTAGCGCAGACTTTAGCACGCTTGGGTTGTAGCGTGACTTTGATAGTTAGTAGTCCTTTAATTATTGCTCATGCTGATCCAGAAATAGCTCAACTCCTGCAAGCGCATTTAGAAGCTGAAGGTATACGCATCCTCACACAAACTTCAGTTACTCAAGTCAGGATGATTGAGAACAAAAAGTGGCTTCAGGCAGGAGATAAGGCAATAGAAACTGATGAAATTGTTGTAGCAACTACACAACACCCAAATGTTGAATCTCTGAATTTGGCAGCAGTGGGTGTAAAGTGGTATCACCGCCGTTTGGTAGTGAATGAAAAGCTGCAAACGACTAATCACCGTATTTATGCTTGTGGTGATGTGATAGGTGGGTATGACTATCCTCACATTGCTAATTATGAAGCGAGAATAGCTCTGAAAAATGCTTTATTTTTTAACAGGTATAAAGTTAACTATCAATGTATTGCTTGGGGAGTAATTTCTCAGCCGATACTAGCGCAGGTTGGTGTAACAGAGGCGCAAGCAAAACGTCAATATCATCAAGATGAAATTTTAGTTTTAAGGCAATATTTCAAAACATTGGCAGTTGCTCATATTCAAGAAGAAATTACAGGTATATGTAAATTAGTTGTTCGACAGAATGGAGAAATTCTCGGTGCTTCGATACTGGGAGCGCAAGCTAATGAATTCATTAATATCATTGCTCTAGCTATTGCCCAAAAAATTAAAATCTATCAAATAGCTAATTTAGTTTCTATTTTTCCTAGTTTCTCAGAAATTTTAGAACAAACGGCACAAGAATGGGACAAGCAAAAATTACAAAGCAATACACTCAAGCAAGAATTTTTGGAAGGTTTCTTTCACTTCCGGCGAAATTGGAATATTTGAGTCAATTGATGTCAAATACGGTGCGTTACGCGCTGCTTTAACGCACCCTACTGGACTGACACTAATAACTAATGACTAATCACTAACTATAACTTTTTATTCTTCCCTTCCAATAGCGAAACGCTACCAATACCTTGCAGAATCCCACGAACAATTAAACCTAAACCTCGACCAACTATCTGTGTAAGAACGAAGACAACTCCGCTACCCAAGAAAGATAATAAGGATTGCAAACGAGGTGCGATCGCATCACCAAATTCTAATCCTAAGGTTATGAACAGAGGAATTCCTGAAAGCTCTCTTAACTCTTGAGTACGAGGAGCATAAATCGAAACTTTAGCGATACCACGTGGAGCAAATACAAATAGTTCATAGCGACTTTCAAAAATTGCCTTTGGTTCTGTTACATAATTTCTTAGTCGATATTTCCAAGATAAATCATTTCTAAAGCGCTCAATTTCTCGACTAGAAACTAATTTACGGTCATAAAAATTGTGCTTAATATCTTCTACATCTGCTAAATAATTTAGTAACGGTTGCATTACACTATTCGCTATTTGAATCAATAGATTTTCTAATAAAATTTCTGCTTGTTCTTTAGCTTCAAAACTTCCCGCCAGAAAATTTTTATTGTCAACCACTAAATCTGTTTGAAAAAGCAAATAAGCAAATAACTCTCTTACAAGTGGAATTTTATTCAGAATTTCTGCTTGTACCACTCCGGCACTTGGTAGTAATACATTCACAATTTCTACAATCGTGTTACCTATTCTGACCCTCGAAAATTTCCCAAAAAACTCTATTGTTGCTTCTCGCCACAAGTCATACAATATTTTATTTTTAATTTCAAGTAACTGCTGAACTTCGATTTGAGAACTACGCAGCTCATCTAAGGCGTCAGCAACTTTTTGCAAAATTATATAAAGTAATTCTCTTTTTTTATCTGGACGCAAAATATCAATCTCTAAAGCAGTATCTGTGACATTTTGCAAAGGATATTGAAGTTTATTGATACAAGATGCAAATAATGTGGCTTGCAGTGCTCTGGGGCTAAGTAGAGAGGGAGCGTTTTGTGCTTGTGTTAAGTCTGATGGGGCGATCGCGGTATTGGTGGAAATATTTGTAGGAGATGGTAACTCTTCAAAAAGCCTAGATTGCTTCTGTTCACTGATTTGTGCTCTATCAGGTGTAGTTAATAAATGATTAACTAGCCAGCGAGATGTGAGCAATTCTCGTCGCTGCCCGGCTAAGACTGCTCGTTCTAGTACTGTCAGTCCGGGAGTTTGCAAATTTGCTGTTACTGCTGCTAAATTAGCGTCTATCTGAGCAATTCCTGACGAACGTAAGTTTTCCAATAGTTTAGTAAGGCGTTGAGTGAAAGCAAACCCAGAGACATTCTCCGTGTCCCCGCGTCTTTGCGTCTTTGCGTCTCTTTGTTCACTCTCATACCAATAGGAATAACCCGTTGCTACTTGTTGGATGGCAGTAACTAACTCGGAAAGGGGTGTGCCTTTAGGGCAGTATCCATCCACACCAGTAGCTTTGGCTGCCATTAGCAACCCTCGGTCTTGTAAAAAACTCAGAAGCAAAATAGGTAGGTTAGGATATTGGGTTTTTAATTGCTGGCACAGTTGTAAACCCAACTGCTGACTTTGAATGGAGCGACTATTGCCCAATTCTAAAATAACTATATCTACACTACTAGGGTCTTGTGAGGCAAGTGCTGCTAAAGTTTGCAAAACGGCAGTATCTGTTTCCGCTTCCGATACTACTTGTAAGTGAGGAAATTCTTCTAGAGCCACCCGTAGTCCCAGTCGGAAGATAGGATCTTGATCAACTAGCAATAATTTCAAAGGGCGATCGCTCATATTCACCAAAATACTGTGACTCTGTATTTGACAAGTTTGCGGTCACAGCAGCTAGATATCAATATCTCTGATCCCTTTAAAAACACAACCTATTGTTAAAGTGTAGAAGCTGGATCTAATTTTGCCATACAATGCATCCAAAAATTATGCTAGAAATCGAAAAGTTTCACAGCAGGAAATATTAGAGAGGAGCCAATCAGGGAATAGGATGGCTTAAGCGTTTCCCTGTACTGATTCAGGTTTATTATCCCGATAGCCGTAAAAATTAATACTGTAATCAGTAATTCTTACTCCTGTTTGTTCTTCTACTTGACGGATGATATCTTCCGGTAATGTGACATGAACATCTAAAATTTGATTCGTATCTACACAGTTGATATGACTGTGAGAATCACTGATATTACCGTATAAACGTCCATCACAGTGTTCTATACACTCAATGATGCCACTAGAAGATAAGGCTTCTAGATTTTGATATACAGATGTATGACCGATCGCTTTACCTTGTTGATTAAGGCGATCATATATTTCTCTGGCAGAAAGGTGCTCTTTTGCTTGCCAAAGTAACTCTAGAATAAAACGACGCTGGCGACTAACGCGCATACCCAAAACTTGACACTGATCAAGAGCATCTTCCAAAGAACGAATTGGTTTTTTAGAAATTGTGGATTTTTGCATATCTATGCTTGTTAACTGTTTGGATAATTAGATAATTTTTCTTGTTAATGCTTATTTATTATTTTATGTATCTAAAGCAGATCTACCTACTAGGTTCGTCTGACACTGCGTTATCGTTATCTGCCTGCTGTGGAAATCACAGTTTGACGTTAGGAGCGTTTATGAATTTTAACGGTTATGCGATCGCACCTTAATCTAAAACAAACTCATTACAACTTTAGCTTAAAATTGCAGTAAACGTCCACTTGCAGATAGATGTGTTGTCTTTTTAGTCAATAGTCATCAGTCATTTGTCATTAGTTGTTTTCCCTGTACCCTGTTCTCCAGCTTCCCCATCTCCCGTTTGATGCAACAAGAGAGTAGTATTAATTGTCGAGGTTACATTCTGAGTCAATGACAATCACAATCACTCTGAATCCTGATTCAATTAACAGCTTGGATTTATCCCCAGCGACAACAGTAATTGAAAAATTACTCCAAGAAGGGGCGATCGCTTCTTATGAACAACAGTTACGTTTTGATATTGGCTACGCCTTAGAACCAAGCGATCCTCGCGAACTATCAGAGGTTCCAGAATTACGACTATGGTTTATTCGCCTTGATACTCGTTATCCTTGGTTGCCATTTTTGCTTGATTGGAAAGCTGGAGAACTTGCTCGTTACGCTGCGATGCTTGTACCACATCAATTCACGTCTAAGGAAGGTATACAGTACAATCCCGAAGCCTTAGAAATCTTTTTAATGCATAAAATCTTTATTTTGAGCGACTGGTTAAAGCAGCACAATATTCCTGGTAAATCACGTCTTCAATCTATGGCGCAATTACTAGGTTATGAATTAGATGATGCTCTATTTGAGATATTTTAGCCAAAGCTGGATATTAAAATTGCTAGCCTTGAATATGACAGAGTAAATTTAAAGCAGCATTAAAAGCGTATTCAACGGCTTTGGATTTACTAGGTAGTGCTGCCTGCCAAAGTCGATAATCATTGTATTCAAGAATTAAATTAGCTACACAATCAATTTTAAAGTTTTTAAGTATTTCGTTTTGGATGCATTCAAAATCCTTTAATGAGCCACCATTTTCCTGAACTTCCCATCCCGCTTGAATAAACTTATTTATAACAGTTCTCATATATTGTTTGCC is part of the Chlorogloeopsis sp. ULAP01 genome and encodes:
- a CDS encoding NAD(P)/FAD-dependent oxidoreductase produces the protein MTVDYDVVIIGGTQAGRYAAQMATQFKAKVALIEPKFSYEYIHQYVFSEISKLAQQLSNTAQFGIKALHSDSTEEYQISLTWPDAMLYAQGVASNLEELYSPAILAAQGVDVILGEGEFRSSPDLAFVVGDRLLRARTYLLANGSVPVIPEIEGLQKTGFLNLSQIWQSLNSEAPPQNWVILGGVPQSIQVAQTLARLGCSVTLIVSSPLIIAHADPEIAQLLQAHLEAEGIRILTQTSVTQVRMIENKKWLQAGDKAIETDEIVVATTQHPNVESLNLAAVGVKWYHRRLVVNEKLQTTNHRIYACGDVIGGYDYPHIANYEARIALKNALFFNRYKVNYQCIAWGVISQPILAQVGVTEAQAKRQYHQDEILVLRQYFKTLAVAHIQEEITGICKLVVRQNGEILGASILGAQANEFINIIALAIAQKIKIYQIANLVSIFPSFSEILEQTAQEWDKQKLQSNTLKQEFLEGFFHFRRNWNI
- a CDS encoding DUF3685 domain-containing protein; the protein is MSDRPLKLLLVDQDPIFRLGLRVALEEFPHLQVVSEAETDTAVLQTLAALASQDPSSVDIVILELGNSRSIQSQQLGLQLCQQLKTQYPNLPILLLSFLQDRGLLMAAKATGVDGYCPKGTPLSELVTAIQQVATGYSYWYESEQRDAKTQRRGDTENVSGFAFTQRLTKLLENLRSSGIAQIDANLAAVTANLQTPGLTVLERAVLAGQRRELLTSRWLVNHLLTTPDRAQISEQKQSRLFEELPSPTNISTNTAIAPSDLTQAQNAPSLLSPRALQATLFASCINKLQYPLQNVTDTALEIDILRPDKKRELLYIILQKVADALDELRSSQIEVQQLLEIKNKILYDLWREATIEFFGKFSRVRIGNTIVEIVNVLLPSAGVVQAEILNKIPLVRELFAYLLFQTDLVVDNKNFLAGSFEAKEQAEILLENLLIQIANSVMQPLLNYLADVEDIKHNFYDRKLVSSREIERFRNDLSWKYRLRNYVTEPKAIFESRYELFVFAPRGIAKVSIYAPRTQELRELSGIPLFITLGLEFGDAIAPRLQSLLSFLGSGVVFVLTQIVGRGLGLIVRGILQGIGSVSLLEGKNKKL
- a CDS encoding Fur family transcriptional regulator produces the protein MQKSTISKKPIRSLEDALDQCQVLGMRVSRQRRFILELLWQAKEHLSAREIYDRLNQQGKAIGHTSVYQNLEALSSSGIIECIEHCDGRLYGNISDSHSHINCVDTNQILDVHVTLPEDIIRQVEEQTGVRITDYSINFYGYRDNKPESVQGNA
- a CDS encoding CRR6 family NdhI maturation factor; the encoded protein is MTITITLNPDSINSLDLSPATTVIEKLLQEGAIASYEQQLRFDIGYALEPSDPRELSEVPELRLWFIRLDTRYPWLPFLLDWKAGELARYAAMLVPHQFTSKEGIQYNPEALEIFLMHKIFILSDWLKQHNIPGKSRLQSMAQLLGYELDDALFEIF